The following proteins come from a genomic window of Heyndrickxia acidicola:
- the spoIIP gene encoding stage II sporulation protein P: MYQENQNAVHPIVLFSRVFLGVIAVFLLIACLVRAPVSLSSSEMKHSLREINFSNLFVYMLQSENHAIYSNKKEEDPLSFSKILFTLATNINPSNSITLLGREIPGLDIYNTEIAVAGKGTNLKTIPYDTLPDSSNEILKNGTNSGGNKTNNQQNNSTNNSNQTTPSQKNLKKVVYIYHTHSWESFLPLLNGVTNPNNATSTDNNVNVVAVGQRLTDDLINKGIGVDHDTSNMGQQLKQRNWGYANAYELSRQHVEEAMGSDKQLKYLIDIHRDSQRRGVTTTTINGKSYARIDIIIGQENQNYEANLSFAKGLNSELEKLYPGLSRGIFVKAKSEGNGIYNQDLSNRSILLEFGGVDNNMTELDNAVDAFSRAFSEYYWNGNGATSQ, from the coding sequence ATGTACCAAGAAAATCAAAACGCCGTTCATCCAATTGTCCTATTCAGCAGAGTCTTCCTGGGAGTAATTGCTGTTTTTCTTCTTATTGCCTGTTTGGTCCGAGCACCTGTCAGCCTGTCATCATCAGAAATGAAGCATTCTCTTAGAGAAATAAACTTTTCCAATCTATTTGTCTACATGCTTCAAAGTGAAAACCATGCCATCTATTCCAATAAAAAGGAAGAAGATCCGTTGTCCTTTTCCAAAATTCTCTTTACCCTTGCGACCAATATTAATCCCTCAAACTCCATTACACTGCTGGGAAGAGAGATTCCGGGTTTAGATATTTATAACACCGAGATTGCAGTTGCCGGAAAGGGGACAAATTTAAAAACAATCCCATATGATACACTTCCGGATTCCAGCAATGAGATTTTGAAGAATGGAACGAATTCAGGAGGAAATAAAACGAATAATCAACAAAATAATTCAACCAATAACTCGAATCAAACGACTCCAAGTCAAAAAAACCTCAAAAAAGTCGTTTATATTTATCATACCCACAGCTGGGAATCATTTCTTCCTTTGTTAAATGGTGTGACAAACCCAAATAACGCCACCAGCACGGATAACAACGTAAATGTAGTAGCAGTGGGACAAAGGTTAACAGATGACCTCATTAACAAAGGAATTGGCGTTGACCATGATACAAGTAATATGGGTCAGCAGCTTAAGCAAAGAAATTGGGGCTATGCCAATGCCTATGAACTTTCCCGACAGCACGTTGAGGAAGCAATGGGAAGCGATAAACAGTTAAAATATTTAATTGACATTCACCGTGATTCACAAAGGAGAGGCGTTACGACTACCACAATTAATGGAAAGTCCTATGCAAGAATTGATATTATTATCGGACAAGAAAATCAAAACTATGAAGCCAATTTAAGCTTTGCAAAAGGGTTGAACAGTGAATTGGAGAAACTGTATCCCGGACTAAGCAGAGGGATATTCGTCAAAGCAAAGAGTGAAGGAAATGGTATTTATAATCAAGATCTGTCTAACCGTTCAATCCTGCTGGAATTTGGCGGAGTGGACAATAATATGACCGAGTTGGATAATGCGGTTGACGCTTTCTCCCGTGCCTTCAGTGAATATTACTGGAATGGAAATGGTGCAACCTCTCAATAA
- a CDS encoding Crp/Fnr family transcriptional regulator, with amino-acid sequence MKELLCKWEPFLEYGQRLEVKRNKMIYRQGEQGKGFYYLLNGEIKITLLSDKGDERIINMVPPGMLFGEHGFQKEPYLTSAAATCQSVLYLFSDEAVSQIVSKHPDAAVIYTDSLIYKLRTLAEILSLIECPIEQQMAYYLLKLYNENENASINQTSFAKYLGKSRITVNKVIQSWKEKNLIELKKRKIQLLDIRSIKEIASHRKK; translated from the coding sequence ATGAAAGAACTTCTCTGCAAATGGGAGCCATTTTTAGAATATGGACAACGATTGGAAGTAAAAAGAAATAAGATGATATACCGACAAGGCGAACAAGGAAAAGGATTTTACTATTTATTAAATGGTGAAATAAAAATTACACTTCTTTCTGATAAAGGAGATGAACGGATTATTAATATGGTTCCACCTGGAATGCTATTTGGAGAACATGGTTTTCAAAAGGAACCATATTTAACAAGTGCTGCCGCCACCTGCCAATCCGTTCTCTATCTCTTTTCAGACGAAGCTGTTTCACAAATAGTTTCAAAGCATCCGGATGCGGCTGTTATCTATACAGATTCACTTATCTACAAATTGCGGACCCTTGCCGAAATTCTTTCACTTATTGAGTGTCCGATTGAGCAGCAAATGGCTTACTATTTATTAAAGCTTTATAACGAAAATGAAAACGCTTCCATAAATCAAACTTCTTTTGCCAAGTATTTAGGAAAGTCCCGTATTACTGTGAATAAAGTGATACAGAGCTGGAAAGAAAAAAATTTAATAGAATTGAAAAAACGAAAGATTCAACTACTCGATATTAGAAGTATAAAAGAAATTGCCAGTCACAGAAAGAAATAG
- the kynA gene encoding tryptophan 2,3-dioxygenase yields the protein MGNIENQSQSHSAAFEKEIQTNFQKDMSYGDYLHLDQILSSQHRLSSHHDEMLFIIIHQTSELWMKLILHELHAATQCILRNDLEPSFKMLSRVSRIQQQLIQSWNVLATLTPSEYMEFRDKLGHSSGFQSYQNRLIEFSLGNKNAHTLAVYQHQPELYEQLNQALHEPSIYDAAIHALAAHGLSVNEQALNRDWSKNYEANESVEQSWLTVYRHTGQYWDLYELAEKLVDIGHQQQLWRFNHMTTVERIIGHKKGTGGSSGVTYLKKVLDQPFFPELLSLRTKL from the coding sequence ATGGGAAATATAGAAAATCAATCTCAAAGCCACTCGGCAGCGTTTGAAAAAGAAATCCAAACAAATTTTCAAAAGGATATGTCCTATGGTGATTATCTTCACCTCGATCAAATCCTATCAAGCCAGCATAGGCTTTCCAGCCATCATGATGAAATGCTGTTTATTATCATTCATCAGACAAGTGAGTTATGGATGAAACTCATTCTGCATGAGCTTCATGCTGCCACCCAGTGTATCCTCCGAAATGACCTGGAGCCGTCCTTTAAAATGCTCTCACGCGTTTCGCGGATCCAGCAGCAGCTGATTCAATCGTGGAATGTCCTTGCCACTTTGACCCCATCCGAATATATGGAATTTCGGGATAAACTAGGTCATTCTTCCGGCTTTCAGTCCTATCAAAACCGGTTGATAGAATTTTCCTTAGGAAACAAGAATGCACATACCCTGGCAGTTTATCAGCACCAGCCCGAATTATATGAGCAATTAAATCAAGCTCTTCACGAACCAAGTATTTATGATGCAGCTATCCATGCTCTAGCTGCACATGGACTTTCTGTTAATGAACAGGCACTGAATAGAGATTGGTCTAAAAACTACGAGGCGAATGAAAGCGTAGAGCAATCCTGGCTAACCGTTTACCGCCATACCGGACAATACTGGGATTTGTATGAGCTTGCAGAAAAATTAGTTGATATTGGCCATCAACAGCAGCTTTGGCGTTTTAATCATATGACCACTGTAGAAAGAATTATTGGACACAAAAAAGGTACCGGCGGTTCTTCAGGCGTCACTTACTTAAAAAAGGTACTGGATCAGCCCTTTTTCCCTGAATTATTAAGTCTTCGAACAAAGCTTTAG
- the kynU gene encoding kynureninase yields MGSTFFHASLEYAQQLDREDSLRRFREEFYLRPDTIYMDGNSLGLLSKRAEKTLLESLEDWKHYGIDGWTNGTHPWFFLSEKLGESIAPLIGASPDEVIVTGSTTVNLHQLTATFYKPKGEQTKILADELTFPTDLYALQSHLRTRGYDPDEHLICVKSRDGRLIEEEDIIEEMTDEVALIILPTVLYRSGQILDIKRLTAEAHKRNILIGFDACHSIGAIPHSFSEWDLDFAYWCNYKYLNGGPGAVGGLYVNRRHFGTSPGLAGWFGSRKDKQFDLEQTLTHTESAGAYQIGTPHVLSVAPLIGSLEIFAEAGIENIRRKSLAINQYFMDLIEHELADLGYVIGNPRLDHQRGGHVSLEHKEAARICKALKENGVIPDFRSPNIIRLAPVALYTSYEDVWKVVQTLKVIIEEKQYEKFSTGREIVA; encoded by the coding sequence ATGGGTTCAACTTTCTTTCACGCTTCTTTAGAATATGCACAACAATTGGACAGAGAAGATTCACTTCGCCGCTTCCGCGAAGAATTCTATTTAAGGCCTGATACCATTTACATGGACGGCAATTCACTTGGTCTTCTTTCAAAGAGAGCAGAAAAGACCCTCCTGGAATCACTGGAGGATTGGAAGCATTACGGAATTGACGGATGGACAAATGGAACTCATCCATGGTTTTTTCTATCAGAAAAATTAGGAGAGAGTATAGCTCCGCTCATTGGTGCATCTCCCGATGAAGTGATTGTAACAGGCTCTACTACAGTAAATCTGCATCAGTTAACGGCCACCTTCTACAAACCCAAAGGCGAACAAACGAAAATCCTGGCAGACGAACTCACCTTTCCGACGGATCTTTATGCCCTTCAAAGCCATCTTCGCACGCGGGGCTATGACCCTGATGAGCATTTAATATGTGTGAAAAGCCGTGACGGACGGTTAATTGAAGAAGAGGATATTATTGAGGAAATGACGGATGAGGTCGCTTTAATTATTCTTCCTACTGTCCTCTATCGAAGCGGTCAAATATTGGATATCAAAAGGCTGACTGCTGAAGCACATAAGCGCAATATCCTGATTGGATTTGATGCCTGCCATTCCATTGGAGCCATTCCGCATTCATTCAGCGAGTGGGACCTTGACTTTGCCTATTGGTGCAACTACAAGTATTTAAACGGCGGACCTGGTGCGGTTGGAGGCTTGTATGTGAATCGCAGGCATTTTGGGACCAGCCCTGGATTAGCCGGATGGTTCGGATCCAGAAAGGATAAACAGTTTGATCTTGAGCAGACGTTAACTCACACAGAGTCAGCCGGAGCTTATCAAATAGGAACACCTCATGTTTTAAGTGTGGCCCCCTTAATCGGTTCCTTAGAAATTTTCGCGGAAGCAGGCATTGAAAATATTCGGAGAAAATCTCTTGCCATCAATCAATATTTTATGGATTTAATTGAGCACGAATTAGCAGATTTAGGCTATGTGATCGGTAACCCGCGGCTTGACCATCAGCGAGGCGGCCATGTCAGCCTTGAACACAAGGAAGCAGCCCGCATTTGTAAGGCATTAAAAGAAAACGGCGTCATTCCGGATTTCCGCTCACCGAACATTATCCGACTTGCTCCTGTTGCCCTTTATACTTCTTACGAGGATGTTTGGAAAGTGGTGCAAACCCTAAAAGTGATTATAGAAGAAAAGCAGTATGAAAAGTTTTCAACTGGGAGAGAAATCGTTGCTTAG
- a CDS encoding TetR/AcrR family transcriptional regulator, whose amino-acid sequence MTDQKVEDKRHLRSIKTKQKLLEAAKDVFLKEGFQKATISQMIKKANIGYGTAYVHFQGKEDILIVLMDNVMEKFYEIAEISFLPKSKKEAETIIQAQAAAFLKMAETERDMMQVFEQAIGISAAVSDKWKAIRERFIQRISKDIVYAGQKRLARSELNPHIVARAWFFTNEMYLWEIVRNEHQGTVEEIAQTITFIYTKGLYC is encoded by the coding sequence ATGACTGATCAAAAAGTGGAGGATAAACGGCATCTCCGTTCTATAAAAACTAAACAAAAGCTTTTAGAAGCTGCAAAAGATGTGTTTCTTAAAGAAGGATTCCAGAAGGCAACAATATCTCAAATGATTAAAAAAGCCAATATTGGTTATGGAACTGCATATGTTCATTTCCAGGGAAAAGAGGATATATTGATCGTGCTCATGGATAACGTGATGGAGAAATTCTATGAAATTGCCGAGATTTCCTTTCTTCCAAAATCAAAAAAGGAAGCAGAGACAATTATTCAGGCACAGGCAGCCGCTTTTTTGAAAATGGCAGAAACCGAGCGTGACATGATGCAGGTATTTGAACAGGCAATTGGAATCTCTGCAGCGGTTTCGGATAAATGGAAGGCAATCCGTGAAAGGTTCATTCAGCGGATTTCAAAGGATATTGTATATGCCGGTCAGAAACGTCTCGCCAGATCAGAGCTTAATCCACATATCGTAGCGAGAGCATGGTTTTTCACCAATGAAATGTATCTATGGGAGATTGTACGGAACGAACATCAAGGAACAGTAGAAGAAATAGCCCAAACCATTACGTTTATCTACACAAAGGGGCTTTATTGCTAA
- a CDS encoding amino acid permease: protein MEKNEPGYQQGLKRELKTSQLTMIAMGCAIGTGLFLGSGLAIQTAGPSVLVSYGIGAFIVLLLMGCLAEMTVAHPSSGSFGVIAEKYIHPLAGFLVRYSYWIANVLAVGVEVSAISVYMKYWFPSVPGIVWILVFGAVLLYVNATGVHTFATFEYWFSLIKIGAIICFILLGAYVLFSSSGNRHLGPHNLVDNGGFFPFGWKGTWIAVFISLFSFLGTELIAVTAGEAKDPDTAVPKALKATVFRLSTFYVLTLAVMLMIVPWKLAGGVNNSPFVKVMGILNIPYASGIMNFIILTAALSAMNSQLYASTRMMFSLSKAQFAPAFLGKVSKRGVPLAAVAVSALGIVLAAVVSGIFPSSSYAFMMGISMFGAIFTWLMVFISHLFFRRMWAKKGGRKLPVRMIGFPYLTLLGAVLLAGLMITTWFTDFKILLQFGIPWLLLLGIAYFLLARRNKGVDFKEESKKSENEQFK from the coding sequence ATGGAGAAGAATGAACCAGGGTATCAACAGGGTTTAAAGCGTGAATTAAAAACAAGCCAGCTTACAATGATTGCAATGGGGTGCGCCATCGGAACAGGCCTGTTTCTAGGGAGCGGTCTTGCCATTCAAACGGCAGGGCCAAGTGTACTGGTAAGCTATGGAATTGGTGCATTTATTGTTCTTCTTTTAATGGGGTGTCTCGCTGAAATGACCGTTGCGCACCCCTCTTCGGGATCTTTTGGGGTTATTGCCGAAAAATATATTCATCCACTGGCAGGATTTCTTGTGCGGTACTCCTACTGGATTGCCAATGTTCTGGCGGTTGGAGTTGAAGTAAGTGCTATATCGGTTTATATGAAGTATTGGTTTCCAAGTGTTCCCGGGATCGTTTGGATTTTGGTTTTTGGAGCCGTTCTCCTTTATGTAAACGCTACCGGCGTTCACACCTTTGCTACCTTTGAATACTGGTTTTCACTGATTAAAATAGGAGCGATTATCTGCTTCATTCTTCTTGGAGCTTATGTATTATTCAGCTCCTCGGGAAATCGGCATTTAGGGCCGCATAATTTAGTGGATAACGGCGGATTTTTTCCTTTTGGATGGAAGGGAACATGGATTGCTGTCTTCATCTCCCTCTTCAGTTTCCTGGGTACTGAATTGATTGCTGTAACAGCAGGGGAAGCAAAAGACCCGGATACAGCTGTCCCAAAAGCATTAAAAGCAACAGTTTTTCGGTTATCCACCTTCTATGTGCTGACACTTGCTGTCATGCTGATGATTGTCCCTTGGAAATTAGCCGGTGGAGTGAATAACAGCCCGTTTGTCAAAGTAATGGGGATTTTAAACATTCCTTACGCTTCCGGAATCATGAATTTTATTATTCTCACTGCAGCATTATCAGCCATGAACAGTCAGTTATATGCATCCACAAGAATGATGTTTTCATTATCAAAGGCGCAATTTGCTCCCGCTTTTTTAGGGAAAGTAAGCAAAAGAGGCGTTCCTCTGGCAGCAGTGGCTGTATCTGCTTTGGGAATTGTATTGGCTGCAGTGGTCAGTGGGATCTTCCCTAGTTCTTCTTATGCCTTTATGATGGGAATATCGATGTTCGGCGCCATTTTTACTTGGTTGATGGTTTTCATTTCCCATTTATTTTTCAGAAGGATGTGGGCAAAAAAAGGCGGCAGGAAATTGCCTGTAAGAATGATCGGTTTTCCCTATTTAACACTCTTAGGAGCTGTTCTTTTAGCAGGTCTTATGATTACCACTTGGTTTACCGATTTTAAAATTTTGCTTCAGTTTGGTATTCCATGGTTACTCCTTTTAGGGATTGCCTACTTTTTATTAGCAAGGCGCAACAAGGGTGTCGATTTTAAAGAGGAATCAAAAAAATCCGAAAATGAGCAATTCAAATAA
- the kynB gene encoding arylformamidase — protein MKKWLDISQPLEQGIAVWPGDTPFTYKVSWSKEESGSVNVGQIQMSTHTGTHIDAPFHFDNKGKKVIELDLDLYIGMARVVHLPTPTAIGIKELSHLDLKGVSRLLIRTDAWKNRKVFPSTIPPIEPGLASFLASKGVRLIGLDLPSVDPIDSKELLAHHELTEHGIHILEGLILENIPPGDYELAALPLPLAEADGSPVRAVIRKAEDDVQRRTD, from the coding sequence ATGAAAAAATGGCTTGATATATCACAGCCGCTGGAGCAAGGCATAGCAGTCTGGCCTGGAGATACTCCTTTCACCTACAAAGTCAGCTGGAGCAAGGAAGAAAGCGGCTCTGTCAATGTCGGGCAAATTCAAATGAGTACACATACCGGTACACATATAGATGCCCCTTTTCATTTTGACAATAAAGGCAAAAAAGTCATTGAACTAGATCTTGATTTATATATTGGTATGGCACGTGTTGTTCATCTTCCCACTCCTACGGCAATTGGCATAAAGGAGCTTTCTCATTTGGATTTAAAAGGAGTATCACGCCTGCTTATAAGAACAGATGCGTGGAAGAATCGAAAGGTTTTTCCGTCTACTATCCCTCCTATTGAACCTGGATTAGCATCGTTTCTTGCCAGCAAGGGGGTTCGTTTAATTGGTCTTGACCTTCCTTCCGTAGATCCAATCGACAGCAAGGAGCTATTAGCCCATCATGAACTGACTGAGCACGGAATTCATATTTTGGAAGGCCTTATTTTAGAGAACATCCCTCCAGGAGACTATGAATTGGCTGCACTCCCGCTTCCCTTAGCAGAAGCCGATGGAAGCCCGGTAAGAGCGGTGATTAGAAAAGCGGAGGACGACGTTCAGCGCCGTACGGACTAG